The proteins below are encoded in one region of Halorhodospira halochloris:
- the thiC gene encoding phosphomethylpyrimidine synthase ThiC, with the protein MQQSTTDPAELKEGGGQGAADEQACPLAEALRQRAEAVSGPFPGSHKVYIPGSRADLQVAAREVVLSPSATPDGPRPNPPIQLYDTGGPYTDAQAEHDPINGIKATRAAWIAQRGQSAMTQMGYARAGTITPEMEYVALREGLEPDFVRAEIAAGRAVLPANPNHPETEPMAIGRHLKVKVNANIGNSPLSSGIPDELEKLIRAVRWGADTVMDLSTGEDISETRRYLLRNSPVPIGTVPIYQALEKAGSPENLTWELFRDTLIEQAEQGVDYFTIHAGVLREHVDLARARLTGIVSRGGSIIARWCSFHDRESFIYEHFDEICEILAKYDVTISLGDGLRPGSVADASDAAQLAELSTLGELTQRAWERNVQVIIEGPGHIPMDQIEQNMRIQERDCCEAPFYTLGPIVTDIAPGYDHITSAIGAAQIGWHGTAMLCYVTPKEHLGLPNADDVRTGIVTYKAAAHAADLARGHPTARMRDDALSRARYEFRWEDQFNLSLDPERARDYHDETLPKDSHKEAEFCSMCGPNFCAMAISQRL; encoded by the coding sequence ATGCAACAGAGTACTACCGATCCGGCTGAATTGAAGGAAGGCGGCGGTCAAGGCGCCGCGGATGAGCAGGCATGCCCGCTTGCAGAGGCACTTCGTCAACGCGCTGAAGCAGTCTCCGGCCCCTTTCCCGGCTCGCATAAGGTCTATATACCCGGCAGCCGCGCCGATCTGCAGGTTGCTGCGCGCGAGGTAGTGCTCAGTCCATCTGCAACCCCCGATGGCCCGCGCCCCAATCCCCCCATCCAGCTCTATGACACCGGTGGACCGTATACCGATGCTCAGGCGGAGCATGATCCTATCAACGGCATCAAGGCGACCCGGGCGGCGTGGATAGCCCAGCGCGGCCAGAGCGCCATGACCCAAATGGGCTATGCCCGCGCCGGCACAATTACCCCGGAGATGGAGTATGTGGCCCTGCGCGAGGGCCTGGAACCCGACTTCGTCCGCGCTGAGATAGCCGCCGGCAGGGCTGTACTGCCGGCCAACCCCAATCACCCGGAAACGGAACCGATGGCCATCGGCCGTCACCTGAAGGTCAAGGTCAACGCCAACATCGGCAACTCCCCGCTGAGCTCAGGCATACCCGATGAGCTGGAAAAGCTGATCCGGGCGGTGCGCTGGGGCGCCGATACGGTAATGGACTTATCCACTGGCGAGGATATTAGTGAAACCCGGCGCTATTTGCTGCGCAACTCGCCGGTCCCTATCGGCACAGTGCCGATTTATCAGGCCCTGGAGAAGGCAGGCAGCCCCGAGAATCTAACCTGGGAGCTTTTCCGTGACACCCTTATCGAGCAGGCCGAGCAAGGGGTCGATTACTTTACGATCCACGCCGGGGTACTGCGTGAACATGTCGATCTGGCGCGGGCTCGTTTGACCGGCATTGTCTCGCGCGGCGGCTCGATAATCGCGCGCTGGTGCAGCTTTCACGATCGCGAGAGCTTTATCTATGAGCACTTCGATGAGATATGCGAGATACTCGCCAAATACGACGTGACCATATCTTTGGGCGATGGACTGCGCCCCGGCTCGGTGGCTGATGCCTCGGATGCCGCCCAACTTGCTGAGCTCAGCACTCTAGGTGAACTGACTCAGCGGGCCTGGGAGCGTAACGTGCAGGTTATCATCGAGGGACCTGGCCATATCCCCATGGATCAGATTGAGCAGAACATGCGCATCCAGGAGCGCGACTGCTGCGAGGCCCCCTTCTATACCCTCGGGCCGATCGTCACCGATATCGCACCAGGATATGATCACATCACCTCGGCCATAGGTGCCGCGCAGATAGGCTGGCACGGCACTGCCATGCTCTGCTATGTAACCCCCAAGGAGCACCTCGGCCTGCCCAATGCCGATGATGTGCGCACCGGTATTGTCACCTATAAGGCCGCTGCCCATGCAGCCGATCTGGCCCGCGGCCACCCGACAGCCCGGATGCGCGACGACGCCCTCTCGCGGGCCCGCTATGAGTTTCGCTGGGAGGATCAGTTCAATCTATCGCTCGATCCAGAGCGGGCGCGGGATTATCACGATGAGACGCTGCCGAAGGATTCGCACAAGGAGGCTGAATTCTGCTCCATGTGTGGGCCTAACTTCTGCGCTATGGCGATTAGTCAGAGGTTGTGA
- the gpmA gene encoding 2,3-diphosphoglycerate-dependent phosphoglycerate mutase — translation MPKLILLRHGQSEWNLQNRFTGWHDVDLTEKGVHEARNAGIAMREHGLAPELAFTSVLKRAIRTLWLSLEELDRMWIPEIKSWRLNERHYGGLTGLDKAETAAKYGDEQVHIWRRSYDTPPPALDPDDDYHPRFDPRYADLEQHQLPATESLKLTLERVLPYWDREIAPALRKHECILIAAHGNSLRALVKHLDGMSDDNIMQVEIPTGEPLVYELNGDHSVQKSYYLKDL, via the coding sequence ATGCCCAAACTGATACTTTTGCGCCACGGCCAAAGTGAGTGGAATCTGCAGAACCGCTTCACCGGTTGGCACGATGTCGACCTTACCGAGAAGGGTGTCCATGAAGCGCGCAACGCCGGTATCGCCATGCGCGAGCACGGCCTTGCCCCAGAACTCGCCTTTACCTCAGTGCTCAAGCGGGCTATCCGCACCTTGTGGCTATCGCTCGAAGAGCTCGATAGGATGTGGATACCGGAGATCAAGAGTTGGCGGCTCAACGAGCGCCATTATGGTGGTTTAACCGGCCTAGACAAGGCGGAGACCGCAGCTAAATACGGCGATGAACAGGTCCATATCTGGCGGCGTAGCTACGACACCCCGCCCCCGGCACTCGATCCTGATGATGACTACCATCCACGCTTCGATCCGCGTTATGCCGACCTCGAGCAGCATCAGCTGCCGGCAACCGAGTCGCTGAAGCTAACCCTCGAGCGCGTTCTCCCCTATTGGGATCGGGAAATCGCCCCAGCCCTGCGCAAGCACGAGTGCATCCTCATCGCCGCCCACGGCAACAGCCTGCGGGCCTTAGTGAAGCACCTCGATGGGATGTCAGACGACAATATCATGCAAGTCGAGATCCCTACCGGTGAGCCGCTGGTCTATGAACTGAATGGCGATCATTCGGTGCAAAAGAGCTACTACCTAAAGGACCTCTAA
- a CDS encoding CYTH domain-containing protein, with the protein MAQEIERKFLLKNDDWRNYADSGQAMRQGYLIGAEKASIRVRTAGDRAWLNIKSATLGVERLEYEYEIPLTDAEEMLESLCERPLIEKVRYEVAWHGDVWEIDVFEGDNAGLVVAEIELEDPQQQFTLPPWVGEEVSDDPRYYNVCLVKHPFSQW; encoded by the coding sequence ATGGCTCAAGAAATAGAGCGTAAGTTTCTGTTAAAAAACGATGATTGGCGAAATTATGCCGATAGTGGTCAAGCTATGCGTCAAGGTTATCTGATAGGTGCCGAAAAGGCCTCTATAAGGGTGCGTACAGCGGGCGATAGAGCTTGGCTTAACATTAAGAGTGCTACTTTAGGCGTTGAGCGGCTTGAGTATGAGTACGAGATACCGCTGACGGATGCGGAGGAAATGCTCGAGAGTTTGTGCGAGCGGCCGCTGATTGAGAAGGTTCGCTACGAGGTCGCCTGGCACGGCGATGTATGGGAGATAGATGTCTTTGAGGGCGATAACGCCGGGCTGGTGGTTGCGGAGATAGAGCTTGAGGATCCGCAGCAGCAGTTTACGCTTCCTCCCTGGGTGGGCGAGGAGGTCTCCGACGATCCGAGATATTACAACGTCTGCCTGGTCAAGCACCCATTCAGTCAGTGGTGA
- a CDS encoding L,D-transpeptidase, with protein sequence MAQWINIELRSQQLTLWRDSEAVFTRPVSTAAAGAGELNGSGGTPRGWHYIRAKIGANAPRAAVFRGRRATGEIWTPQLARQYPQRDWILSRILWLCGLEPGFNRLGDVDTMRRFIYIHGCPDDEPLGVANSHGCVRMDNDSVMELFDLVDPGIKVWIGEGQPLNEED encoded by the coding sequence TTGGCGCAATGGATAAACATCGAGCTGCGCTCTCAGCAGCTTACCCTGTGGCGTGATAGCGAGGCGGTTTTCACCCGCCCTGTCTCAACCGCAGCAGCGGGGGCTGGGGAACTTAACGGCAGTGGCGGCACGCCCCGTGGTTGGCACTACATACGGGCGAAGATTGGCGCGAACGCCCCGCGCGCAGCCGTCTTTCGCGGTCGTCGCGCTACCGGAGAGATTTGGACACCGCAGCTGGCGCGTCAGTATCCGCAGCGCGATTGGATCCTAAGCCGCATCCTCTGGCTCTGTGGCCTTGAGCCCGGTTTCAATCGGCTGGGGGATGTCGATACGATGCGCAGGTTTATTTACATACACGGTTGCCCGGATGATGAGCCGCTCGGTGTGGCCAATTCTCACGGTTGTGTGCGGATGGATAATGACTCGGTTATGGAGCTTTTTGATCTGGTGGACCCCGGGATCAAGGTCTGGATTGGCGAAGGGCAACCGTTGAATGAGGAGGATTGA
- the nagZ gene encoding beta-N-acetylhexosaminidase, with the protein MTLGPLQVAIDSQQLTETEREMLLSPAVGGVVLFARNFNNPQQLSELTHKIKSLRDPPLLITVDQEGGRVQRFKNGFTLLPEPARLGRIYFWEPGLAIQLATTLGWLMAAELRACSVDLSFAPVLDLDRGLSSVIGDRAFHSQPQAVIALAQAWIKGMRQAGMAAVGKHFPGHGAVEADSHVAMPYDGRSLSAIASSDLIPFQRLALESLPAIMAAHVIYPQVDETPAGFSSTWIGDVLRRRIGFRGAVFSDDLGMVGASGVGDIRARVDRALQAGCDAALVCDRQLAEQVLSTDPLPRHADGKLSSLRLARLYATDTGADLASLKASAQWQQASRALDAVPEVFYSQAC; encoded by the coding sequence TTGACGCTTGGCCCCCTACAGGTTGCCATCGATTCACAGCAGCTTACCGAGACCGAGCGAGAGATGCTTCTCAGCCCCGCGGTCGGGGGCGTGGTGTTGTTTGCGCGCAACTTTAACAATCCCCAGCAACTATCTGAGTTAACACATAAAATAAAATCCCTGCGCGATCCGCCGCTGCTGATAACTGTCGATCAGGAAGGGGGCAGAGTACAGAGGTTCAAGAACGGTTTTACGCTGCTTCCCGAGCCGGCGCGCTTGGGACGGATATACTTCTGGGAGCCGGGGTTGGCTATCCAGCTAGCGACTACGCTCGGTTGGCTGATGGCCGCGGAGTTGCGGGCATGTTCTGTCGATCTAAGCTTCGCCCCAGTGTTGGATCTAGATCGCGGTCTGAGCTCGGTGATTGGTGACCGCGCCTTTCACTCCCAGCCGCAAGCCGTTATCGCTCTTGCCCAGGCCTGGATTAAGGGTATGCGCCAAGCCGGTATGGCCGCTGTCGGCAAACATTTTCCTGGCCACGGCGCGGTCGAGGCCGATAGCCATGTTGCTATGCCGTACGATGGGCGCTCGCTCTCGGCCATTGCCAGCTCCGATTTAATCCCCTTTCAGCGCCTAGCGCTGGAGAGCCTACCGGCGATAATGGCCGCCCATGTCATTTATCCGCAAGTAGATGAGACCCCTGCAGGGTTCTCCTCGACCTGGATAGGCGATGTTCTGCGCCGGCGGATAGGTTTTCGCGGTGCGGTATTTAGCGACGATCTGGGCATGGTCGGGGCATCCGGCGTCGGCGATATCCGTGCTCGGGTAGACAGGGCTTTGCAGGCCGGCTGTGATGCTGCGCTGGTATGTGATCGCCAGCTCGCCGAGCAAGTGCTCAGCACCGATCCGCTACCGAGACACGCGGATGGCAAACTTTCATCCTTGCGTCTAGCGCGCCTATACGCAACCGATACTGGCGCTGACTTGGCGAGCCTAAAGGCCAGCGCGCAGTGGCAGCAAGCGAGCCGCGCACTGGACGCGGTGCCAGAAGTTTTTTACTCGCAGGCCTGTTAA
- a CDS encoding hypoxanthine-guanine phosphoribosyltransferase: MPWEDVPELKGAELIFDADAIEQAYDRIAAQITSQYSDKRPLILSVMIGGIIPAGQIVPRLDFPLEMDYLHATRYRNETRGGDLVWHALPTSSFEDRDIIVIDDILDEGFTLVGIIDALKAGGARSVATAVLVNKIHERKHEGISADFFGVEAPDRYLFGAGMDCKGLGRNAPGIYAIDV; this comes from the coding sequence ATGCCTTGGGAAGATGTCCCGGAGCTCAAAGGAGCCGAGTTGATCTTCGATGCTGATGCGATAGAGCAGGCGTATGATCGTATCGCTGCACAGATAACTAGCCAATACTCGGATAAGCGCCCGCTTATTCTCAGTGTGATGATAGGGGGCATAATCCCTGCCGGACAAATCGTGCCCAGGCTCGACTTTCCTTTGGAGATGGACTATTTGCACGCCACTAGATACCGCAACGAGACCCGCGGCGGTGATCTGGTATGGCACGCCCTGCCTACAAGCAGCTTTGAGGATCGCGATATTATCGTAATCGATGATATTCTAGATGAGGGCTTTACCTTGGTTGGTATTATAGACGCCCTCAAGGCCGGCGGGGCCCGCTCGGTAGCAACTGCTGTGCTGGTCAATAAGATTCATGAGCGCAAACATGAAGGTATTAGCGCCGATTTCTTCGGGGTCGAGGCGCCTGACCGTTATCTGTTTGGCGCCGGCATGGATTGTAAGGGCTTAGGCCGTAATGCCCCAGGGATCTACGCTATAGACGTATAG
- a CDS encoding S-methyl-5'-thioinosine phosphorylase, which translates to MSLAIIGGTGLTSLEGLEITRREVVRTPYGEPSTPLIHGSFKGYDITFLARHGYSHNIPPHQVNYRANIWALRHVGVQRVLAVAAVGGINEQYGPGRIAIPDQIIDYTHSRTTTFFDEDLSQVTHIDFTYPYDDELRSWLLRAAQEAGVDAVDGGTYGATQGPRLETAAEIKRMRQDGCDVVGMTGMPEAALAREAELPYAHCAVVANWGAGMESGQTLSMDDIRANLTRGMESVKMIIGSLAPKVL; encoded by the coding sequence ATGAGCTTGGCGATCATAGGCGGAACCGGACTAACCTCGCTGGAAGGCTTGGAAATAACCCGTCGCGAGGTTGTCCGTACGCCCTATGGCGAACCATCAACACCCTTAATTCACGGCAGCTTTAAGGGCTACGACATAACCTTTTTGGCCCGTCACGGCTACAGCCACAACATCCCCCCACATCAGGTAAATTATCGCGCTAATATCTGGGCCCTGCGTCATGTCGGGGTGCAAAGGGTCCTAGCCGTGGCTGCGGTAGGCGGTATTAACGAGCAGTACGGTCCGGGTCGGATCGCGATCCCTGATCAGATCATCGACTATACCCACTCGCGGACGACCACATTCTTCGATGAGGACCTTTCCCAGGTTACCCATATAGACTTCACTTACCCCTATGATGATGAGCTGCGCTCCTGGTTGTTGAGGGCTGCTCAGGAGGCAGGTGTGGATGCAGTCGATGGGGGCACCTATGGGGCTACCCAGGGGCCGCGCCTCGAGACAGCCGCTGAGATTAAGCGCATGCGCCAGGATGGCTGTGATGTGGTCGGCATGACCGGAATGCCAGAGGCCGCGCTAGCGCGTGAGGCTGAGCTGCCCTATGCCCACTGCGCGGTGGTTGCTAACTGGGGTGCGGGTATGGAGAGTGGGCAGACGCTGTCTATGGATGATATTCGGGCAAACCTGACTCGCGGCATGGAATCCGTCAAAATGATCATCGGCTCGTTGGCCCCCAAAGTCTTGTAA
- a CDS encoding CsiV family protein, translating to MKLRGIPQLPYALIWCLLTMAMLSSVSWADSDANADEQEQEQEQWHEIEVLIFRQWERGGRHAERWPTRAADPHYPLWQIPAGCEGEHLGSPTPLGSELAIDPDQDVGDFAPDDAQDENEDSEQEQQPTFVCLPEQSRQLGDEWANIARSGDYQQLYYAAWAQPKLNEARSIAVPVPYHWHPQPEQQLIAVENERPLPQEPVYGLIRVFKERFVHAVVDLRMHRSASGAEVDEQEWLRAPLHVMHQSRRMREGDLHYLDHPTLGVLIVVREVDGPP from the coding sequence GTGAAATTACGCGGCATACCACAGCTGCCTTATGCCCTAATCTGGTGTTTGCTAACAATGGCCATGCTCAGCTCTGTCAGCTGGGCTGATAGTGATGCTAACGCCGATGAGCAAGAGCAAGAACAGGAGCAGTGGCATGAAATCGAGGTCTTGATCTTTCGCCAATGGGAGCGGGGTGGACGTCACGCTGAGCGCTGGCCAACCCGGGCCGCAGACCCCCACTACCCCCTCTGGCAAATCCCCGCCGGCTGTGAGGGTGAGCACCTCGGTTCACCTACCCCATTGGGCAGTGAGCTTGCAATCGACCCTGACCAGGATGTCGGCGACTTTGCCCCAGACGATGCGCAGGATGAAAACGAGGATAGCGAGCAAGAGCAACAGCCGACATTCGTTTGCCTGCCCGAGCAAAGCCGGCAACTCGGTGATGAGTGGGCCAATATCGCCCGCTCGGGTGATTATCAACAGCTCTACTACGCGGCCTGGGCGCAGCCCAAACTCAACGAGGCACGCTCAATAGCGGTACCCGTCCCTTACCACTGGCACCCACAGCCCGAACAGCAGTTAATCGCTGTAGAAAACGAGCGGCCGCTACCCCAAGAGCCGGTCTACGGCCTGATTCGCGTGTTCAAGGAGCGCTTTGTTCACGCCGTAGTCGATTTGCGCATGCACCGCTCAGCATCAGGCGCGGAGGTGGATGAGCAAGAGTGGCTCCGCGCCCCTTTGCATGTGATGCACCAGAGCAGGAGGATGCGTGAGGGCGATCTGCACTACTTAGATCACCCTACTTTAGGTGTTTTGATAGTCGTCCGTGAGGTTGATGGTCCCCCTTAG
- the mfd gene encoding transcription-repair coupling factor: MSKRFFADLPRPRRSAERRDWSGLVGDSQALAIAELAVERQSPTLVVAGTPQQAAALQEAISFFLAGRAPVLGFPDWETLPYDVFSPHQDIISERLAALYRMPQLSTGVLVIPAPTMMHRLPPRGWVEGRTLFLKVGDRLDLEAMRMRLDAGGYRCVPEVNEHGEYAVRGALLDLFPMGGERPYRIDLFDDEVESIRSFDPETQRTEAKVDSIDLLPAREMPLDESGITFFRQAFRATFEGDPNRSLVYRTISEGRIPGGIEYYLPLFFEHTATMFDYLPADSLAIRLEGIDQAAESFWRQIGERFEQRQGDIERPPLSPRHLFTDPDELRSGLNRHPQIVLHSEPGRGSEAAVSALPNLSSQAQAERPLARLEQFLEEQHRSGVQVLFTAESAGRRQGLYERLQRLGIDLTSVESWADLFSAEQSADAEQTADAICVAPLERGAIINDQIALVPESALYGERARQSRRRRSSTASDPAAVIRDLSDLHEGAPVVHEDHGVGRYVGLQSLDMGGVPTEFVTLEYAGGDKLYVPVASLDRISRYTGADADEAPQHRLGSDQWDKARRRAAKRARDVAAELLEIYARRQSRSGHSCQIDQQAYEAFAEGFPFEETPDQQAAIEAVLADMHRDQPMDRVVCGDVGFGKTEVAMRAAFAGVQAGRQVAMLVPTTLLAQQHYQSFTDRFADWPIRIESLSRFSGKKGNEQALRRIAEGQSDIVIGTHKLLGKDINFHNLGLVIIDEEQRFGVSQKEKLKQLRAEVDVLTLTATPIPRTLNMSLAGIRDLSIIATPPERRLAVKTFVQEWSDGLIREACQREMQRGGQVYFLYNEVKTINRAAHDLENLMPEARIGVAHGQMRERELEQVMLDFYHQRYDILVCSTIIESGIDVPTANTIIINRADRFGLAQLHQLRGRVGRSHHRAYAYLLAPPPNVMTRDAIKRLEAISLHEDLGVGFALASHDLEIRGAGELLGDEQSGQIQEIGFTLYSQLLERAVKDMKAGETPEPEAELESGVEVDLRLPALLPADYLPDVHTRLVQYKRISSAKSTAELDELQVEMIDRFGLLPQPARNLFRVAALKQRAEQLGIAKIEAGPKGGAVQFANHPRIDAARLVSLVQNNPKTYRLEGQHRLLIHSSLGDEEERFAAIEQVLDAIACVEETA; the protein is encoded by the coding sequence TTGAGCAAACGATTTTTCGCTGATTTACCCCGACCGCGGCGCTCGGCAGAGCGCCGCGATTGGTCTGGGCTGGTGGGTGATAGCCAGGCCCTGGCCATAGCTGAGCTAGCAGTTGAGCGCCAGAGCCCGACCCTGGTGGTTGCCGGAACACCCCAACAGGCTGCCGCCTTGCAAGAGGCAATAAGCTTCTTTCTGGCCGGGCGGGCCCCAGTGCTCGGTTTCCCGGACTGGGAGACACTGCCCTACGACGTCTTCTCGCCACATCAGGACATAATCTCTGAGCGGCTGGCAGCACTTTACCGCATGCCGCAGCTGAGCACCGGTGTGCTGGTCATACCCGCGCCGACCATGATGCACCGGCTACCGCCGCGCGGCTGGGTCGAGGGGCGCACTCTATTCCTCAAGGTCGGGGACCGATTAGACCTTGAAGCAATGCGCATGCGCCTCGACGCCGGCGGCTATAGGTGCGTACCCGAGGTTAATGAACACGGCGAGTATGCGGTTCGCGGCGCCCTGCTCGACCTCTTCCCGATGGGCGGCGAGAGGCCTTATCGAATTGACCTGTTTGATGATGAGGTAGAGAGCATACGCTCTTTTGACCCAGAGACCCAGCGCACTGAAGCCAAGGTAGATTCAATAGACCTGCTCCCAGCCCGTGAGATGCCGCTGGATGAGAGTGGCATTACCTTTTTCCGCCAGGCCTTCCGCGCCACTTTCGAAGGCGATCCAAACCGCAGTCTGGTATATCGGACAATCAGCGAGGGGCGCATCCCTGGCGGCATCGAGTACTACCTGCCGCTGTTTTTTGAGCATACCGCGACTATGTTCGATTACCTGCCGGCAGACAGCCTTGCCATCCGCCTTGAAGGGATTGATCAAGCAGCCGAGAGCTTTTGGCGGCAGATTGGTGAGCGCTTCGAGCAGCGCCAGGGCGACATTGAGCGTCCGCCCCTGTCCCCTCGGCACCTGTTTACCGACCCTGACGAACTGCGCAGCGGGCTCAATCGCCACCCCCAAATAGTCCTGCACAGCGAACCTGGTCGGGGCAGTGAGGCAGCCGTCAGCGCTCTGCCTAATCTCTCCTCTCAAGCTCAGGCCGAGCGGCCTTTGGCAAGACTCGAGCAATTCCTTGAAGAACAGCACCGCAGCGGTGTCCAGGTCCTGTTTACTGCCGAGAGCGCCGGGCGCCGTCAGGGCTTATACGAGCGATTGCAGCGCCTCGGTATCGATCTCACCAGCGTAGAGAGCTGGGCTGACCTGTTCAGCGCTGAGCAGTCAGCTGACGCTGAGCAGACCGCTGACGCCATCTGTGTAGCGCCTCTGGAGCGTGGGGCAATCATTAATGACCAAATCGCCCTGGTACCGGAGAGCGCCCTATACGGCGAGCGGGCCCGGCAGAGTCGGCGGCGACGTAGCTCCACGGCCAGCGATCCGGCTGCGGTCATCCGTGATTTGTCTGATCTTCATGAGGGCGCCCCTGTGGTCCACGAAGACCACGGCGTTGGCCGCTATGTCGGACTGCAGAGCCTGGATATGGGTGGCGTACCGACCGAGTTCGTAACCCTAGAATACGCCGGCGGCGATAAACTCTATGTGCCGGTTGCCTCGCTGGATCGTATCTCCCGCTATACAGGGGCAGATGCCGATGAAGCGCCACAGCATCGACTCGGCAGCGATCAGTGGGATAAGGCGCGCCGGCGCGCGGCCAAGCGCGCGCGCGATGTTGCTGCTGAGTTGCTCGAGATCTATGCCCGGCGACAATCGCGCTCCGGACACAGCTGTCAGATCGATCAGCAGGCCTATGAGGCCTTCGCCGAGGGCTTCCCCTTTGAGGAGACGCCTGATCAGCAGGCGGCAATCGAGGCAGTCCTTGCCGACATGCACCGCGACCAGCCGATGGATCGCGTCGTCTGCGGCGATGTCGGCTTCGGCAAGACCGAGGTCGCCATGCGGGCCGCCTTCGCCGGCGTCCAGGCCGGTCGTCAAGTCGCCATGCTGGTGCCTACTACCCTGTTGGCGCAGCAGCACTACCAAAGCTTCACCGATCGGTTCGCCGACTGGCCGATCCGCATCGAATCGCTGTCGCGCTTTTCCGGCAAGAAGGGGAATGAACAAGCCCTCCGGCGTATTGCTGAGGGCCAATCTGATATTGTCATCGGTACCCACAAGCTGCTCGGCAAAGATATCAATTTCCACAATTTGGGGCTGGTCATAATCGATGAGGAGCAGCGATTCGGCGTCAGTCAAAAGGAGAAGCTCAAACAGCTGCGCGCGGAAGTCGATGTGCTGACCCTCACCGCCACCCCGATCCCGCGAACACTGAATATGTCGCTGGCCGGAATCCGTGATCTGTCAATTATCGCGACCCCGCCAGAGCGACGCCTAGCAGTTAAGACCTTCGTCCAGGAGTGGAGTGACGGCCTAATCCGCGAGGCCTGTCAGCGCGAGATGCAGCGCGGCGGTCAGGTCTACTTCCTCTACAATGAGGTCAAAACCATTAACAGGGCAGCGCATGATCTGGAAAACCTGATGCCTGAGGCGCGTATCGGCGTCGCCCACGGCCAGATGCGTGAGCGCGAGCTTGAACAGGTCATGCTGGATTTCTACCATCAGCGCTATGACATACTGGTCTGCTCGACTATTATCGAATCCGGGATCGATGTGCCTACCGCCAACACCATCATCATTAACCGCGCTGATCGCTTCGGCCTAGCACAGCTGCATCAACTGCGCGGCCGGGTGGGTCGCTCCCACCATCGTGCCTACGCCTACCTGCTCGCTCCACCGCCGAACGTTATGACCCGTGACGCCATCAAGCGCCTGGAGGCCATATCGCTGCATGAAGATCTCGGTGTCGGCTTCGCCCTCGCCTCCCACGATCTCGAGATCCGCGGCGCCGGCGAGCTGCTCGGCGATGAGCAGAGCGGCCAAATCCAAGAGATCGGCTTTACCCTCTATAGTCAACTACTCGAGCGTGCCGTTAAGGACATGAAGGCTGGGGAGACGCCGGAGCCGGAGGCTGAGCTTGAAAGCGGTGTTGAGGTCGATCTGCGCCTACCAGCGCTGTTGCCGGCGGACTATCTACCCGATGTGCATACCCGCCTGGTCCAGTACAAAAGGATCAGTAGCGCTAAAAGCACAGCCGAGCTCGATGAGCTGCAGGTAGAGATGATCGATCGCTTCGGACTGCTCCCGCAACCGGCCCGCAACCTGTTTCGCGTTGCCGCCCTTAAGCAGCGCGCCGAGCAGCTCGGCATAGCCAAGATCGAGGCCGGCCCTAAAGGTGGTGCTGTACAGTTTGCCAACCACCCGCGGATCGATGCAGCCCGCCTTGTCTCCTTGGTCCAGAACAATCCCAAGACTTACCGGCTCGAAGGTCAGCATCGGCTATTAATCCACTCCTCTCTCGGTGATGAAGAGGAACGCTTCGCGGCAATTGAGCAGGTTCTCGATGCCATAGCCTGCGTGGAGGAGACAGCGTGA